AAAATGTAGCAGAGTAGCGGAAGACTAGGAGCTATACGGGGCGCAAAAACTATATCATCACGAGTACCTACCAGGGATAAGCGCTTCCGGGGACGTTGCAGAGGTTGTCATGGCTCATGTCACATGGAAGGTCCAGGAGAAACCTCGCAGAGACGCGTGGCCCACAGCTCTGACCGGAGCACCATCGGAGGCCGAGGACCGTCCAGAGGACTGCCTGGAACAAAGCACTCTGGATACCGTGCCTCATCCGACACAGCACTGTTTCTACTGCCACTAAGTGACCACCCTTTTGTCAATGACCGGCGGATGACGAACGCGATGCAACCACGTGCGGAGCTGGGCGCGATACGTacattccttccttccttcgcgCTGCTCTAGAGGTAAAGTCCTTCTCAATCCTAGAGAACATAGCGAATATGGGTAAACGAAAACGTGTGCTTCCACTGGGCAGTCTACGTTTTGGATCTTTGTGGACAGTTGTAGACGCCGGCATGCAGCACCTGGAGTGTAACTGTCTCAAGACTCATTTGCACAGACAAACCAGTTCGTGCATACAAATATCGAGCTTCGTAAGTCGTGTTTCTTGTACTACCCGTCCACTTGTGCAAGCATGCCAAGAAAATCATTTGATGCTGGACGGTTTTGGACCCCTCACGTGCTTCAAGGCCGCTGTGTTTTGCCATGAGTGCACTAGGAATCGTCAAGAACAAGACCACGAGTAACTGCCCACGAAACAAGCATAGAAAGTTATGGAAGCACGAAAGCCGCCCCTCCTCTTTTCATGTTTTCCCGAAGTAGGTCTGTCGTTCCGCATCAGTTTGTCCGTGACTAAGGTGGGGCGGTCGCCTTCCAGGTCGTTCACCCTTGACTCCCACTGGAAGTAAGTGTGTCAAGGACACTCACATGGGCATTCCCTTTGCGTGAGTGCTGCTTTCCAACACCGCCCGCGACCTACCTTGACGCAGCGGCCTATTGACCTCTATTACGTGGAGTAAACAATCCGGAGGAGTGATGTAGCTGTTAAACTGTTGTGGTTTATGCCAGGATGAATGCATGCATTGAGTGCATGTTGGTGCCGTTTGCGTTGACATTCTGAGGCTTTGTGTTCGCTTATAAAGGTATCATTTATCCATGCGGAGATTGTTGGAAGAGTGGTTTGCGCAGTAATTTTTTTTGCGCCGGCCCAGTGCGAGTCTGGAATGTGCCACGTCCTTGTCAGAGCACTATGTCTTATACAGCGCTGCGCCTTCCAAGACGTCCAGGTGACCCCCAGcgctaaagaaaaaaaactttctaTTTCCACCGTCTGTGCCGCCTGCAACCTGCCATGTTTTCCTTTAGtgttcttgtttttttctttatacagggcgttcaaaattaagctttcactagcactttataaataggcgaacaaaagaaaagtggtgcttatttttctgttccctgagtaagaaacaggtgctacataattagcagcacctgtttcttacacaagtagcgtaaagttatcatccggtttcctgtcatcgctgtgtttgcgtagcgctcgtgaaagcttaattttggacaccctgtatacgtctTCCAACCCTGACGAGGGGTTTCCACTGAATTTTGCGAAAAAAATGCTGTTGTCAGACCTTAGTGTCAAGTGGCACATCCTggactggtcccccccccctcccccaatttcTCAGATTGGGGAACACAGTTGGGCTGCCAGTACATATACTCATGAACATCTTCCCAAACACatgttccttttcttctttttttagtttTATTGCGGTACAGGGGAAGAGATACATAACACGGTACCCGAAGGGAGGTTACAGGAGGGAATGAGCATGGCCGCACCGTGCTCGTTAAAGTACCTACACCTACGTGACTGACTCGATCTCTTCAAATAATCTCTTCAAAATTCAATCCATTTAAATACTTCTCTTAAATATTGTGATCGCTAAAAATGAAGTGGCGGATGTTATCCTGACCCGAGTTGAACCCACACGCAAAGCCACGTCGCCGAAACTAACCCAGAAAGTTGTAAGACAACGTTTTTGACCGTAAACAACGGGGACACATTCAACTTTCGAGGGACTgtgcttcgtttttcttttctcttctctgttcttcttttttctttttttgtccgaTATATTTAGACGAGCAACGTGTTCGACAGTGCCTCCAAACAGTTATGGGCTGACATGTGACAATACAGATACACATGCTGAAGCActgaaaaaaatagaaaatggCACAAGGCGCAGGAGTCGGAGTAAACATTCCCGCGAACCGACGGACACCACCCAGAACAAGATTATTACGGCACTGGGGATTTCACGACGAATCAGATGTACCTCATTGAAAAGCGGACGTGCACGAAGTTCGCAATTTCAAGGCCGGCAACTGTACCGCCTCACTGGCAAGCATGATCACCATATAGCAGCATCACCATAACACACGGAGCAGTTGTGTTATCTCGGCTTCGAACCCGAGAAACTCCTAAAAAAAAAGGTGCGCAAAATTTTTTTCAAGGCCATCTGACAAAAACAGGCAGCAACATGAGGAAACTTGTTTCCGCGTTGGTACGCTCTATGTGGCCATTGGTCAGCGACTGTGCAATTGCCGTGATTACACATGTCGTTGCCCACCTGAGCGAGGCGGACTACGGCAAgaagttccatcaccaccacctacGCATGTGAAAGGGCGAATCATCCACGCTAGTTTCGCGAATAAACCGCACGTGGTCATGTAGATCCTGCTCAAAGTAACAATCATTTCCTCCTCTTTTCGTATGACGCAGAGTAGGCACAAGATCCCATTCATGCAGGATCTCCTCTTGACGCGCGTACCATGTACCCACAGTGTTTGTAGCCACACCTAACACAATCTTCACCTTTATTgtcatattttgtatttattttttacgAATTAGTTGATCGGGAAAAAGATATGAAATTGCCACACAGAGATAGTCACCCACTAGTACTTCGGATACTACACGGGGCGTGAAACTTGCAGGACTATAGTTATGCGACAGATAAAGGttacgttctttttcttcttcaagtTTGAGGAAGCAAACATTGACACAAGCAAAGTGGACAGTTTCGTTTTTGTCCCAGCGTTTATAGTTATCGAGAGTTGATGTGGCTTCTATCCGCAGTACACCTGCTCACCTGTGCCCTCTTAATTTGATCGTCTGTTGCGTAAAGAGCAGCCATTGCGTCACTCCCATGACCCACAAGTCCTCGCAGACGGGCAATTTCTGCCCCATTCACTTACCCAGTGTAGCGCAGAGCGCGGGCGATGACCGCTATCCGGACGAGCCTCCATGATGCACCGAAAGAGTTAGCGAAGCGCGCAGTCCAGCAGGACCGGGTCACTTGGCGAAGTCACACACCGGCCGGGTTAACCAAACGCCGACCTCTTCCACATCGGGTCCACGGACGACGAGTCACGATTCGTAACCCAAAAGACGAACTCCGAGGCACAAGAAATCCAAACTGTCACCAGGCGATTCCGCAAGTTCGTCTGTGCTTCGACAACCCAGTAACCGTTCGCCGGCGGGTGACTGTTGGCCGCTGGATctcttttccttccttcctcaTCCAGAAGCTGCTTTTTGGTGTTGTTTGGCAGGCTGCCTGTTTGCACGAGCGGAGGAGAGGGAAGAAATGTGCCAGAAGGGGAACGAGAGGGGCGATCGGCATGAATGGTGACCTTGTTTTACGCTAGCCAGGAGGGGACGCCGCTGCCGGTCTTGGTTGAtgccgaaaaaaagaaaaagaaggatcGGTTTCTGATGGCAGGTTCTGTTCTTCGTACGCACTTGTCGGAAGTTGACATGCGCGCTGTAATAGGTTAGCGTCTGTGGCAGAAGCGGTGATGTTGAGGAAGATGTGCAGGCAGTTCTGACAGGAGAACGTCATCGCACGCGTTCGTGGACCTAGTGTACATATTACTTACCACTAGGGGTAGTTTAATTTTGAAAACTATGGGATGAATTGCAGTTTGTAACATCTGGGAGCTGTTATTTGTGTGGATTATCATTTTTGTGAATATGGAAGGGAGGAGGTTTCTTTCATCAGTCAGTCTTGCTGAAGAGCACTTTGCCCCCTTGTCTCCAAGTCATAGAAAGGTACTCGAGTGCGAGACTCTCAGATTCCAAGTCATAGAAAGGTACTCGAGTGTGAGACTCTCAGATGCATAACTAGTAATTGGCTAGCTATAGATCGAACATGTTTCTTGTAGAGGGATGCAAAGTATAGGGAGGAGAGATATCAAAGTAGAGGAGGAGAGCATCAGAGCTTGTGTTTGTTCCTGCTCAGAATGCATGCGCAGGAGTGTGCAGCCCAAGTTTTTGGCTATGAGTATGACTGAATGTTACATAACCGATTATACGCACCCTCTTTCTTAGTGAGCGAGCATTCCATTATTCCCAATTGTGGTCGCAACGATTTGCTATTGATCTTCATAAGAAGACGCGAACAGTGGTATATCCAGAATCGAAAGCATGGTGtggtgttgcaaaaaatgagAGGTGGGGGgtgtcattattacagttaTGTTATAACAGCTCAATGTACcgttaccgacatgtgtctaaggCTGAAATAGCAAGGGCCCGCACAGGAAAAAACGGTAAGGGGGGTATTGCCAAACATTGAGGGGGGGATGTCTGGATACATCGCTGGTCGCAATTGTCTGTGATGTTGTAAAGATTGCCTCTATCAGCAATGCAGCTAGGAAGAGAACAAGTACTCAAGGAGAGCATAGAGGCTAACTGATTGATTCTTTATCCCGAGGTGTAAAACAGCGGCTGTAGAGAATGGCGCATTCAACAAGTTTGGAATATTTTATTATACAATGCCACATGTGGATATATAATTTGTAATGACAGAGTGCACAGCATTACGGCAACCTAAAAGCAAAGACTCTCTGCAGTGCGAGCCTTTCTTTGTTGTAGACTTCAATGCAAAAATTTTCACTTCCCAAGAACTAACAACATAAAAGAAAGATAATGCTGTGGACTGCAATGCACAGACTGACACTATGCAGAAGTCAAGAGGTCTCTACAACATTTCGAAGGCCATGTAAGATTGGTTCCAGGTCCCTTTCATGGTTCAGGATCATGCCTAAAATGACAATTCACAATCATGACAATCAACAAGAATGGTGAACTTCCACGAGACAACGTTCACACTACCTGTGAAACAGGCCTGCATCGTTCTCAATCAACATGATACCTGATTGCAGTTTTCGCTAACCCACCTGTATTGGCACCGTTGCTAGCGAGGAATGTCAGTGTGAGAGGCTGCTGGTTGATGCTGATCACCTAGCAGCCAGTAAAGACTTTTAGCATTTGTGTTCAGAACCAAAAATTCTACGGGACTTACTTGATAGTTTCCATAGGATGATATCATTTTATTGCACCTTCCTAACCCAAGCTTATTGGCTTGAGACATCGCCATTCCCATCGTGGACAGGAAACCAGGACGCATTGCATGCTCTGGGGCACCTTCGTTGCTTGCTGCACAAAATTGGTGACTGAGAATTGGTGACTATTGAACAGAAACACAAATGCGACCGTGCTGCAAAGTGACAGGGCAACATATTACATATGTGTATCATTTTCTCACCTTTTAATAACGGAACGCCATCACGGTCTGTGATTATAATCGCATGTAGTCCTGGTGTCCTGAAAATCACAAATTTTATCTTTCTGtgtgcctcttttttttttggtcgcGTGAAGATAGCTTAAAAGCACGGACATGCGATTGTGTGGGGTAGGCTGGAACTTACCTGGACATAACGCCGAGAAGATGCTTCCGCAATTCCTAAAATACAAAATGACATATCATCAGGAAATCTCTGACCGAGTTACATATACAAAGTTTTCAGCCTGCGGATCCTCTATTTTCAAAATTCGCGCCAACAACATGTAGGAAAGCCGAAGAGACCTGTGAATTCCCTAGCCTCACGTTCAGAAACGTTTCATTACATCACACGCCgtacaagagagagagagaaaaaaaaaatacgtgaCAAACGAAATAAATGTCGCGTTAAGGAGTTTGTTGTTACACGGAGCAGTTCTGTCACACAGCGTTGTTTGGCGGTTTTCGAAATGTGCAGCTGCTACAGCTGGAAAACTCACGCTCCCTGTATCAGCAAAAGGGAACGTAGACATGCCATGCTGTTTTCCAATCCCCATGACTCAGACTAAACTATTACGCGAGCTTGTAGTCAGAATGTTTAAAAGTCATATGACTTACGTCCGCCATGATGTTTACCACCCTCTACGCTTGGCGCGCCACAACACGGCTACTTGAAAAACTATCGCTCGCAACGAAAACTGAATTGTGCTGAATTGTCGAGTCGTAACAAAAAGAATAGCAGCAAAGACGAATTTGAAAGACGAATGTCCATAGAAGTGCGCTAAAACGCAACGTTTACAGAAACACAGATAGCATAAAACCAAAACCTAATTTTACCGATTTTGCCTCTCGGTAGGTGGCAGGACCTGCACCGAAGGCAACGTCATGGCAGTTCTCGGGCGCGATGCTTGACTTGCAGCGCGACTTCTCCTTCGTGTGTGCAATCGCACCTTTTCAAAGTTGGCTGTTAAGAAACTGAACATTGAGAATGAGTAAGTATATGCGACGTGCATGATGCGTTATTAACATATATAGTATTTGCTGTATTTCGAATGCTCTCTCGCTTACATCAGGTTTTGTTATCATGCCGTGAAGCATTAAAGCTGGGCATTAATGTCCCCAGAAACCGACAtttgggggaagggggggggggggaggcgcatATGTTTGTTGAAGTCCTCGTCTGCCAAATTTTTGTGCGAACGGAGAACACCACAGCACGTTGATGGCATGTCAACCATGACCtctcatgtcatcatcacttttcgATCATTTATGGTTGTTGTCAGTAAGGTacttcttatatatatatatatatatatatataaagaggggaaaagccattcaaaaaataagtaaatgatgctagacgtgtttgaaattcaaacattatatatatatatatatatatatatatatatatatatataatctgAGGACTCGTCGGGACggatgagtcccaagtaggacgaaacggcTGTCCGCGGCTGGGAGTGTACGATCAACTATTGTGAACATACTATttacgtgcagccacagagctccggctatttttcactGTGTATATTGTGTGTTCCttgtatctctctctctatatatatgtgtatgtatatatatatccgCACAATATATTACGACAGCGGCTCTACAACGAGTACTACAATTGACTAGATGCATGCAGTCATaaaaatacaaaaggaacaCAAGATTGTCTCACGCGGCTGTGAAAATTAGATAGCCTACGATGAGAAGAACAgcagaaaaacgagaaaaagagCGGTGGTGATTGCGTAAAGGTGTGCAAATGGTGCTTCATATTATATGCGGGTTAAAGGCGTTGCAAAAGTTTGTTCCAAATTATATTGGAACAATGCACGATACGGTCATTTGCATGGCTATGAACTTGTCATTCAAGTTCTGAATGTCGTCTATACAGCACAGGATGCTCGATTCGAACGTATTGGGCAATgtcagaaatttcaggggggggttgcaaaagaTCTAGGGGGGTGTAAGGAAATCTCTGACCCCGGAAATGAAATAGTCTGACAAAATCACCAATGCTGCTTTTGTTGATCATGTACAGAAAAAAGATTTGCAAAAGTATCTGTTGTAAGAAAGCATTTGATCTTGTGGAATCTGTACCGCAAGCTTCCGTAGCCTTCTTACACTCAGTGCTGCGGACTACTACTGGTGCATGCTCTGCACCGCTGCTgcattgttttgtttgtttgtttgtttaaatGTCGATCCTGCAAAAGGCGATCAAACCCCCGTCTAGGCAGGATCACAATAAAACACTCTCAAGCTAGTGTCGCCGTCACAACATGCGCAACTTTTTACCACGTTTAAAAGTTGATTCTGCGTGGATTACCTTTTAGAAGTTTCGGGATATGGCGGAAATAAGTACGATTATACAAACGCAGACAGTAAGAAATCAGGCTGATTTACATTGCTATCATTACATTGAAATCGCTGCCCCGAGCTTCATAGTTTAATACCTTTCACCTAATATTCTGCGATATACAGACGGAATTAACAGTCATGCGGAAACCACTTTATCCAATCACCAGGCATCCAATATCTCGCAATTTCAGTCGCTGCTAGGAGTAAAGCAAATAGTAAAGATGTCATCAAACCCTTCACGCCCTCAGACTACGTACTAGCGTTCTTGTCGTCTGCCTTTCGGTGAAGGGGGCTTGTTCCAAGAAGAATTGGAGTCCCCTCGCTCGGAAACTTCAATCTCGGCGAATCGTCGATTGCCGGTAGAGCTGAAGGACTCGTATTCagtgaagcagacgacgcgaagATAGGGCGTCGTCTGCAAGTGAGGCTGCACCCTGCTTGGTCGCAGTACAAAAGACGCCTGTTTCGTACATATAACATTTGTTGTTCCTTCTTTCACTGCGTCTGTCATCATGTTATAATGTAAGCGTAGACTCGTAGAGTTAGGAacgggtcttttttttttttttcgtccaagAGGTTTGTTCGGTAAAGAGAGTTGGAATTGAATGTTACGAGTTAGCCTGGAGAGATCTACTGTGCGGAAGAAGATACCGAAATAACCGCCCCAAAGTGTG
This genomic stretch from Ornithodoros turicata isolate Travis chromosome 9, ASM3712646v1, whole genome shotgun sequence harbors:
- the LOC135368615 gene encoding ragulator complex protein LAMTOR3-like isoform X2, which encodes MADELRKHLLGVMSRTPGLHAIIITDRDGVPLLKASNEGAPEHAMRPGFLSTMGMAMSQANKLGLGRCNKMISSYGNYQVISINQQPLTLTFLASNGANTGMILNHERDLEPILHGLRNVVETS
- the LOC135368615 gene encoding ragulator complex protein LAMTOR3-like isoform X1 — protein: MGIGKQHGMSTFPFADTGSELRKHLLGVMSRTPGLHAIIITDRDGVPLLKASNEGAPEHAMRPGFLSTMGMAMSQANKLGLGRCNKMISSYGNYQVISINQQPLTLTFLASNGANTGMILNHERDLEPILHGLRNVVETS